In Aspergillus oryzae RIB40 DNA, chromosome 6, one genomic interval encodes:
- a CDS encoding uncharacterized protein (predicted protein): protein MDRVCASVQTNQIGDPEWRRSVDLPQRQQQAASNPAPPRYPSPRPLSSQGSARSLRRTSRSIRQRPGSVYASGRPSQIEQTIPVLVQPVSDRNGGVAALRPALSEAQTEEDDDADSLTDDRPRILGESYWPRRSTRVSPRTASAILWALEEAIRKPLPFTPDWEEVNAPMSDLGSATGPIGLAGTGRTQNGASRAAHGPVPVNTHPPSGVRTPTDIMRQRRDREARKKAEQEARDKEQEEAERRRQESQERTQDPAQPYAAGVAGNRPPQRRAGPGAPAGCDMQPESRTTQQPPGIPAAAQRPDSQAQGQTPGPHAHPRQPGPSTQHNPQQPPTGSTGFQKQQAQTLNPPGTSQSQQSPRRVGFPHAFERWETLSSHWEGLTGYWIRKLEQNSEALERDPISQQMARQVTDLSAAGANLFHAVVELQRLRASSERKFQRWFFDTRAEQERSKELQADLERQVRTEKQSRTEAMAALQKAESDKARVESLLKEMRRELQISKEEARRAWEELGRREQEERDRTNSLRNGEPTLVGGVQVVPMIQGLPTRSNTANHPSGGAGKSSEGHYYEEAPGSPTETDPFTEGQRGYQESDSQRYAPRPPHTSVAAESSGQYAGNYYEHDGEYHGRPTSENDNRSYDPSAASSEPGDDEYGSYRPTQPQQGPSIVYPRPMSEESDDYERGSMEDEGGYVPSTMPSTTSAPYSQGSVDYSGSGWGTTWDSVTPRHRHPTRLSDVMEEEEPRTTPSRASRASRASQASRSVH from the exons ATGGACCGTGTCTGTGCTTCAGTTCAGACGAACCAGATCGGGGACCCagagtggagaagatccgTTG ATTTACCGCAACGCCAGCAGCAGGCTGCTTCCAATCCTGCCCCTCCCCGATACCCATCACCGCGCCCTCTAAGTAGTCAAGGAAGTGCTCGTTCGTTACGGAGAACGTCCCGTTCAATTCGTCAACGGCCGGGATCAGTATATGCTTCAGGTCGCCCATCCCAGATAGAGCAAACAATTCCCGTACTGGTCCAACCTGTGTCGGATCGTAACGGTGGAGTTGCTGCACTTCGTCCTGCGCTTTCCGAAGCCCAgacagaggaagacgacgacgctGACTCGCTCACTGACGATCGCCCTCGGATATTAGGCGAGTCATACTGGCCTCGCAGGTCTACCAGAGTTTCTCCACGTACAGCGTCTGCGATTCTTTGGGCGCTAGAAGAAGCGATTCGAAAACCCCTCCCGTTTACTCCGGATTGGGAAGAAGTGAATGCGCCCATGTCTGACTTGGGAAGCGCGACTGGTCCGATCGGCCTCGCAGGCACAGGGCGTACACAAAATGGCGCTTCACGTGCAGCCCATGGCCCTGTCCCCGTTAACACACACCCGCCAAGTGGGGTCCGGACACCGACCGATATCATGAGACAGCGCCGGGACCGAGAAGCTCGCAAAAAAGCGGAGCAGGAAGCCAGGGATaaggagcaggaggaggCCGAGCGCAGGCGGCAAGAGTCACAAGAAAGGACTCAGGATCCAGCCCAGCCCTATGCTGCTGGCGTTGCAGGTAATAGGCCTCCACAGCGGAGAGCTGGCCCCGGTGCTCCTGCGGGGTGCGACATGCAGCCGGAATCTCGTACGACGCAGCAGCCTCCGGGCATACCAGCAGCGGCTCAGCGGCCAGATTCCCAGGCTCAAGGTCAAACTCCAGGCCCACACGCCCACCCCAGACAACCTGGGCCTTCCACCCAGCACAATCCCCAGCAGCCACCAACAGGCTCCACTGGCTTCCAAAAACAACAAGCTCAAACTCTTAATCCGCCCGGTACCTCCCAGTCGCAGCAGTCACCGCGACGTGTCGGTTTTCCTCACGCTTTTGAACGGTGGGAAACGTTGTCCTCTCATTGGGAAGGCCTAACTGGGTACTGGATTCGAAAGCTGGAGCAGAATAGTGAGGCTTTAGAACGCGACCCCATCAGCCAGCAGATGGCCCGTCAGGTGACCGATCTCTCCGCTGCTGGCGCCAACCTTTTTCACGCGGTTGTGGAATTGCAGCGTCTGCGGGCATCATCCGAGCGCAAGTTCCAGCGGTGGTTCTTTGACACCCGTGCAGAGCAAGAACGATCGAAAGAGCTTCAGGCCGATTTGGAACGACAAGTCAGGACCGAGAAACAATCGCGGACGGAAGCAATGGCCGCGTTGCAGAAGGCCGAGAGTGACAAGGCTCGCGTGGAGTCGCTGCTGAAGGAAATGCGCCGAGAGCTGCAAATATCTAAGGAAGAGGCTCGTCGCGCGTGGGAGGAACTTGGTCGCCGTgagcaagaggaaagggATCGGACGAACTCACTCCGCAATGGAGAGCCCACCTTGGTTGGAGGAGTGCAGGTGGTGCCAATGATCCAGGGCCTACCTACTCGGTCAAATACCGCCAACCATCCATCAGGTGGCGCGGGAAAGTCATCCGAAGGTCATTACTATGAAGAGGCGCCCGGGTCCCCTACAGAGACCGATCCGTTCACGGAGGGGCAGCGGGGTTATCAGGAATCTGACAGCCAACGCTACGCTCCCCGACCACCGCACACGTCTGTAGCTGCTGAATCCTCGGGACAGTATGCAGGAAATTACTATGAACACGACGGCGAGTACCATGGCCGACCGACCTCTGAGAACGACAATCGCTCCTATGATCCCAGCGCAGCTAGCAGCGAGCctggtgatgatgaataCGGTAGTTATCGCCCTACTCAGCCTCAACAAGGGCCTTCAATCGTGTATCCACGTCCAATGTCCGAGGAAAGCGACGACTATGAGCGGGGGTCTATGGAGGACGAAGGGGGCTATGTACCTAGCACTATGCCGTCAACAACTTCAGCACCTTATAGCCAGGGCTCTGTTGATTACAGTGGCTCTGGATGGGGAACCACATGGGACTCTGTGACCCCCCGTCATCGCCATCCGACCCGACTCAGTGATGttatggaagaagaagaacctcgaACTACGCCTAGCCGTGCATCCCGTGCCAGCCGTGCCAGCCAAGCCAGCAGAAGTGTACATTAG
- a CDS encoding type I polyketide synthase (polyketide synthase modules and related proteins), with protein sequence MNGVNGSDGSHGRNESDRAAIVGMSCRLPGMVDSPSRLWELCSRARSAWSEVPESRFDAAGYYHPTPGRAGSFNYKGGHWLDEDVGLFDAPFFNVTMKEAQSMDPQQRILLECTYEALENAGLTKSSLSSQRVGVFIGGSTSEYNMRNTKDPENIPMFQATGGTMCMQANRISYYFNLKGPSVSVDTACSSSLSALHLACQSLKSGESEIAIVGACHINLIPEQSISMALSRLLADSGRCYAFDHRASGGFGRGEGCGCIVIRPLEAAIEANDAVRAVIVGTGVNQDGRTTGITQPNSGAQEELIRAVYESAGIDPSETGYVEAHGTGTKIGDPIEASALHAVFGGGRTSRRPLYIGSVKSNVGHTESVSGIISVIKTAMMLEKELILPNCNFEKPNPAIPLQEWNLKVPTKLIPWPRNKRYASINNFGFGGSNAHAILTKAPPAQSDMFTELENLVHGSSDDTQSHAPTRRVYPISANDKQAFTRRLKALETYLEQQPEAFNMYLMENLAYTLGERRTAFPWRAAVSAASATELIGQITSPNFKPERAPEEPVISFVFTGQGAQWHGMGKELLARYALFEKAMKRADQCIKELGAEFSIIHPCYSQSSCTAIQLSLTQLLKSWGVVPTAVVGHSSGEIAAAFAAGMLDFDDCMRIAYCRGAVAAKLRTTDVKGSMMAIGTCKDDAEKMISQVHSGTVVVACINSDSSVTASGDTHAINELQTLVEDQGLFNRKLRVDVAYHSHHMGIVSAPYLSLMGDIRPQESNIKFFSSLRGQQVQSSELNADYWVANLLSPVNFVGGLSSLLREAKSHSGKPVDTLIEIGPHSALEAPIRETAQECANVKNFKYLPCIKRKSNAVDTMQQLAVGLFMRGLNICFDLVNADGDGKGSKRPTLLTNIPKYPWDHSVKYWHESRWARSLHNRSFPRNDLLGSLSVDSDSIETKWRNVIRVDDHPWIRQHQAQGKNIYPFMGYVAMAIEALSQSARMRNVSIDNYCLREVAVDKALIIPEASTVEMMTTLRPFAEGTRASSEIWYEFRVSAICDEQEWMEHCRGLISGTREKEPNPVDGAREIFEKELDGKRRESMVDAPGMSAVDSEEMYGVIAASGMQYGDMFKGMSSIRASDHLATAELMVPNTSLAMPDEYESGHILHPATLDLCLQLMWPLVGYRGPGQKQLYLPTFIGCLYASCKTKLSPGDRLKLYGSRTNNLHPRRAAELNIVTTRSEDPSDVLIRMDNVRSTPLIDQTLCTDRPVKNQCYKVHETPCVDFLNSRFLGFLDQPTSPKSSELQTVRVLEQASFYLLEAAQNKLSTVDPASVKGHYHYLMDWIRETRHRARRGDLPLQTPDWLECNKEEQEAIIEQARSMGAPGEMIWTLGSLLPEILRREVDPSVVMRKSSLLERYYQELDSFRRSYISAASFIDKMADQKPHMNILEIGAGTGAATLPFIHTLGGGDTKKGPRFNRYDFTDVSDTILDEAKEKFRFWGGLLDYQKLDIAQDPIQQGYEEHSYDLVIACHVLHLTPRLDVTLANVRKLLKPGGKLVLLEENGQQLRQFIYALLPEWWHSGDSRIDGPLLDKNSWDALLRESGFSGLDLALDDYPGAPEQCGSLFVTTLQDTPDLKGRQVTIVCPEISSSFPVDNLARDIESMTGCFPEMGTLSSIDTKGKLCIFLGELDNPYLSQLDEARFNLIQNLLQDASGLLWVIRPGCSSDSKPPESHLITGLARTVRSETSLPLVTLELQSGLPQPDYGAVKHIMDVFGASFGVQSSPRLTDREYSVKDGIIYVPRMVNDTLLDEFIHREAGRSDPELQPCRQEERPLKLVAGEPGILDTLHFTDDRGAMSELPESHVEIQVEYIGLNFKDVMTAMGQMSKDALGNECSGIVTRVGGDVEGLAKGDRVCAVCEGALATSVSCPATSVWRLPDSMDLKTAATIPLVFCTAYYSLFDLGRLVQGEKILIHAAAGGVGQAAIMLANMVGADVFATVSTPEKKQFLMDTYGVQEDRILFSRDSSFTQHVKKATNGEGVDVVLNSLAGEMLRASWDCVAPFGRFIELGKKDILQNSRLEMSRFDDNVSFSSVDLTAIYQKRPLVMKRLLSNVFKLFAKGLARPVAPITSYSVSDVEVAFRSLQGGRVFGKSVIEMQPDALVKVYPPQKPQVHLSADASYIVVGGSGGLGRNIADWLSQHGAKHVVLLARSGDGKENVKRLIQRAESKGVKILAPRCDISNEADVRAAISKVQREMPPIRGVIFGAMVLRDCLFEKMQYDDYRAVISPKVDGLWNLHHTLKEAQQHLDFFVNLSSVSGVIGNRGQAAYAAASTFMSAFARAQLAGGYPYTNIDLGPVKGIGYLAERKGTVNEVLDTLETQGVEEEELHALLAGAISGKMLNTCNGHCVTSLEIAASSPADQGPFWMVDPRFSHLVRASIAARAASESDDNDQQTAAVPLATAVRKAGKREAAQALIIDALGQKMSTLLMVPLEDIIPSKSISSYGLDSLVAIEVRNWVFRELESYLQIMEIVSAPSLFYLADRVICKSKILQHLQLNDGQGEGEPGISK encoded by the exons ATGAATGGAGTCAATGGCTCAGATGGCTCCCATGGCCGCAATGAGTCCGATAGGGCCGCCATAGTGGGAATGTCATGCCGGCTTCCTGGCATGGTAGATAGCCCAAGCCGTCTGTGGGAGCTATGCTCTCGTGCCCGAAGCGCATGGTCCGAAGTTCCAGAGTCTCGATTCGATGCGGCAGGCTACTACCATCCGACACCTGGTCGAGCCGGATCATTCAACTATAAAGGTGGTCACTGGTTGGATGAGGACGTCGGCCTGTTTGATGCGCCGTTTTTTAATGTCACAATGAAAGAAGCACAGTCGATGGACCCTCAGCAGCGCATCTTACTCGAATGTACATATGAAGCTCTCGAGAATGCCGGCCTTACGAAAAGTTCCTTGTCATCCCAGCGTGTCGGCGTTTTTATCGGGGGATCAACCTCGGAGTACAACATGAGAAACACCAAAGATCCTGAAAATATCCCTATGTTTCAAGCGACTGGTGGGACGATGTGCATGCAGGCAAATCGCATATCGTACTACTTCAACTTGAAAGGTCCTAGTGTCTCTGTTGACACTGCCTGCTCTTCAAGCTTATCCGCATTGCACCTAGCATGCCAGAGTCTGAAGTCAGGAGAATCGGAGATTGCAATTGTTGGAGCATGCCATATTAACTTGATACCGGAGCAGTCAATCTCGATGGCGCTGTCAAG GCTTCTTGCGGATAGTGGACGATGCTATGCATTTGATCATCGAGCATCTGGAGGCTTTGGCCGTGGCGAAGGTTGTGGATGTATCGTGATCAGACCACTGGAGGCAGCGATCGAGGCAAATGATGCTGTTCGGGCAGTAATCGTCGGTACAGGAGTAAATCAAGATGGTCGAACAACTGGGATCACGCAGCCGAATAGTGGTGCTCAGGAAGAACTCATACGCGCCGTTTACGAGTCCGCCGGTATCGATCCGTCAGAAACTGGATATGTCGAGGCGCATGGAACAGGTACCAAAATCGGTGATCCAATCGAGGCCTCGGCGCTACATGCTGTATTTGGCGGAGGACGGACATCACGGCGTCCATTGTATATAGGGTCCGTCAAGTCGAATGTCGGCCATACGGAATCAGTCAGCGGTATTATATCTGTCATCAAAACTGCAATGATGTTGGAAAAGGAGTTGATACTGCCCAATTGCAATTTTGAGAAGCCAAACCCTGCAATACCCCTGCAGGAGTGGAATTTGAAA GTCCCGACGAAGTTAATACCATGGCCGAGGAATAAGCGCTATGCGAGCATCAACAATTTCGGTTTTGGAGGATCCAACGCACATGCTATCCTGACAAAGGCGCCTCCGGCACAGAGTGACATGTTCACAGAACTAGAGAACCTTGTCCATGGAAGCAGTGACGATACTCAGAGCCATGCTCCAACCCGCAGAGTATACCCCATTTCTGCCAATGACAAGCAAGCCTTTACGCGCCGCTTGAAGGCCTTGGAGACATATCTTGAACAACAGCCGGAAGCATTCAACATGTATCTCATGGAGAATCTGGCATATACACTTGGTGAGCGACGGACTGCCTTTCCATGGAGAGCAGCGGTTTCTGCGGCCTCTGCAACTGAGTTGATCGGACAGATAACATCCCCTAATTTCAAGCCGGAGCGAGCGCCGGAGGAGCCTGTTATTAGCTTTGTCTTCACGGGCCAGGGAGCCCAGTGGCATGGCATGGGAAAGGAGTTGCTTGCAAGGTATGCTCTCTTTGAGAAGGCTATGAAGAGAGCAGATCAATGTATCAAGGAGCTGGGTGCGGAGTTTTCTATCATCC ATCCGTGTTACAGCCAGTCATCTTGCACAGCGATCCAGCTATCTTTAACCCAGCTTTTGAAATCGTGGGGAGTTGTTCCGACCGCTGTCGTCGGGCACTCCAGTGGTGAGATTGCAGCGGCTTTCGCTGCTGGAATGCTCGATTTTGATGATTGTATGCGAATCGCATATTGCCGGGGAGCCGTCGCAGCGAAACTAAGGACCACAGACGTGAAGGGAAGCATGATGGCAATAGGCACTTGCAAAGATGATgcagagaagatgataagTCAGGTTCATAGCGGGACTGTTGTCGTCGCGTGCATCAACAGCGATTCGAGCGTCACAGCTTCTGGAGATACTCACGCAATAAACGAACTGCAGACGTTAGTCGAGGATCAAGGCCTTTTCAATCGCAAACTCCGGGTTGACGTGGCATACCACTCCCACCATATGGGTATTGTATCCGCACCCTACCTGTCCTTGATGGGAGATATCCGCCCTCAAGAGTCGAATATCaagttcttttcctctttacGTGGTCAACAAGTTCAGTCATCTGAGCTAAACGCTGATTACTGGGTTGCAAACCTCTTGTCTCCCGTCAACTTTGTCGGGGGTCTCAGCAGTCTCCTTAGAGAAGCCAAATCTCACTCTGGCAAGCCCGTGGATACCCTGATCGAAATAGGTCCTCACTCCGCGTTAGAAGCACCAATCCGGGAAACCGCCCAGGAATGTGCAAATGTAAAGAACTTCAAGTATCTACCTTGCATAAAGAGGAAGTCGAATGCTGTGGATACCATGCAGCAACTTGCAGTGGGGTTATTTATGAGGGGTCTCAATATATGCTTCGATCTGGTTAACGCTGACGGTGATGGTAAAGGTAGCAAAAGGCCTACTCTATTAACCAATATACCCAAATATCCCTGGGACCACTCAGTAAAATACTGGCACGAATCTCGATGGGCGCGATCACTGCATAATAGGTCGTTCCCACGAAACGACCTGCTGGGCAGCTTGTCTGTCGACTCGGACTCAATCGAAACAAAATGGCGGAACGTGATTCGAGTCGACGATCATCCTTGGATCAGACAGCATCAAGCTCAAGGCAAAAATATATACCCTTTCATGGGGTATGTGGCGATGGCTATCGAAGCGCTTTCCCAGTCTGCGAGGATGCGAAATGTCTCCATAGACAATTATTGCCTCCGTGAAGTGGCCGTTGATAAAGCCCTTATCATTCCGGAGGCATCTACCGTGGAAATGATGACTACATTACGCCCTTTCGCGGAAGGAACAAGAGCTTCCTCTGAGATTTGGTACGAATTTCGCGTCTCTGCCATCTGCGATGAGCAAGAGTGGATGGAACATTGCCGAGGCCTTATATCTGGCACCAGAGAAAAGGAACCCAATCCAGTTGATGGCGCTCGCGAAATCTTCGAGAAGGAGCTTGATGGAAAGCGTCGAGAATCGATGGTAGATGCTCCAGGTATGTCGGCTGTGGACTCGGAAGAAATGTATGGCGTTATTGCCGCCAGTGGAATGCAGTATGGGGATATGTTTAAGGGAATGTCGAGTATCAGAGCGTCCGATCACCTTGCGACAGCGGAGCTCATGGTCCCCAATACCAGCCTAGCGATGCCAGATGAGTATGAGAGTGGCCACATTCTGCACCCGGCAACCCTGGATCTGTGCCTTCAGTTAATGTGGCCCCTGGTGGGTTATCGAGGCCCAGGCCAGAAACAATTATACCTCCCTACTTTCATCGGATGCTTATATGCAAGCTGCAAAACAAAACTCTCACCTGGTGACCGTCTCAAGTTATATGGATCGCGAACGAATAATTTGCATCCTCGCCGTGCAGCCGAGTTAAACATCGTTACCACTCGCAGCGAAGATCCTAGCGATGTACTGATTCGGATGGACAACGTCAGGTCAACACCGCTGATTGACCAAACCCTCTGTACAGACAGGCCGGTAAAGAATCAGTGCTATAAAGTACATGAAACACCCTGTGTTGACTTTTTGAATTCGCGCTTTCTTGGATTTCTCGACCAGCCTACCTCGCCCAAATCCAGTGAACTTCAAACTGTCCGAGTCCTGGAGCAGGCATCGTTCTATCTGCTCGAAGCTGCACAGAATAAGCTTAGCACCGTGGATCCCGCATCTGTCAAGGGACATTATCATTATCTCATGGACTGGATTCGGGAGACGCGCCACAGAGCGCGCCGTGGTGACTTGCCTCTTCAAACGCCTGACTGGTTGGAGTGCAAcaaggaagagcaagaagcaatTATAGAGCAAGCGCGGTCAATGGGTGCTCCAGGGGAGATGATATGGACCTTGGGCAGTCTGCTTCCCGAGATCCTGCGCCGTGAGGTTGATCCAAGCGTAGTCATGCGTAAAAGCAGTCTCTTAGAGCGGTATTACCAAGAACTTGATTCCTTCCGTCGCAGTTATATCTCGGCTGCCTCATTCATCGACAAGATGGCAGATCAAAAACCGCATATGAACATTTTGGAGATTGGGGCTGGAACGGGAGCTGCCACACTTCCCTTCATCCACACCTTAGGAGGTGGCGATACTAAAAAGGGCCCTCGGTTCAATCGTTACGACTTTACTGATGTCTCTGACACTATCTTGGACGAGGCAAAAGAGAAGTTCAGATTTTGGGGAGGCCTTCTGGACTATCAGAAGTTGGATATTGCTCAAGATCCGATCCAACAGGGCTACGAAGAGCACTCATACGACTTGGTCATCGCGTGCCATGTGTTGCACCTCACGCCCAGACTAGACGTAACTTTGGCAAATGTGCGAAAACTTTTGAAGCCGGGTGGAaagcttgttcttcttgaagaaaaTGGTCAGCAGTTAAGGCAGTTTATCTACGCTCTGCTACCTGAGTGGTGGCATAGTGGTGATAGCCGCATTGATGGGCCGTTGTTGGATAAGAACTCCTGGGATGCTCTCCTTAGGGAATCAGGCTTTTCTGGGCTTGACCTTGCCTTGGATGATTATCCTGGCGCTCCTGAGCAATGCGGTAGCCTATTTGTCACCACGCTTCAAGATACCCCTGACCTCAAAGGGCGCCAGGTGACGATTGTTTGCCCAGAGATATCTAGCTCATTTCCAGTTGACAACCTTGCCCGCGATATAGAAAGTATGACGGGTTGCTTCCCCGAGATGGGCACGTTGTCCAGCATCGATACTAAAGGGAAACTGTGCATCTTCCTCGGAGAATTGGATAACCCTTATCTGTCCCAGCTCGATGAGGCTAGATTCAATTTGATCCAAAACTTACTACAGGATGCTTCTGGTCTTCTCTGGGTGATCCGGCCAGGGTGCAGCAGTGACAGCAAACCGCCTGAGTCACACTTGATCACTGGACTTGCTAGAACTGTGCGTTCTGAAACAAGTCTTCCGCTTGTAACATTGGAGCTACAGTCCGGACTTCCACAGCCTGATTATGGTGCTGTGAAACACATCATGGATGTTTTTGGAGCCAGCTTCGGTGTTCAATCTAGCCCTAGGCTAACTGACCGCGAATACAGCGTCAAGGATGGGATCATATACGTTCCCCGGATGGTTAACGATACATTGTTGGACGAGTTTATTCATAGAGAAGCAGGACGAAGTGACCCAGAGCTCCAGCCCTGCAGGCAGGAAGAACGGCCCTTGAAACTGGTCGCGGGGGAGCCAGGAATTTTAGACACGCTACATTTCACGGATGACAGAGGCGCAATGTCCGAGCTACCTGAGAGTCATGTTGAAATTCAAGTTGAGTATATTGGTCTCAACTTTAAGGACGTTATGACTGCTATGGGCCAGATGAGCAAGGATGCTTTGGGAAATGAATGTAGCGGTATAGTCACTAGAGTTGGGGGCGATGTTGAGGGACTGGCGAAAGGCGATCGAGTATGTGCAGTTTGCGAAGGGGCACTTGCGACATCTGTCTCCTGCCCTGCGACCAGTGTATGGAGGCTTCCGGACAGTATGGATCTCAAGACAGCAGCGACAATTCCGCTGGTATTCTGCACCGCATACTACTCCCTATTTGATCTCGGGCGCCTAGTGCAGGGTGAAAAGATTCTCATCCATGCAGCTGCAGGTGGTGTTGGCCAAGCGGCGATCATGCTTGCCAACATGGTCGGTGCCGACGTGTTTGCCACTGTCAGCACcccagaaaagaaacagtTTCTCATGGACACGTACGGTGTGCAAGAAGACAGGATCTTGTTTAGTCGTGACTCTTCTTTCACACAACATGTCAAGAAAGCTACGAACGGTGAGGGTGTTGACGTGGTTTTGAATTCTCTTGCTGGCGAAATGCTTCGAGCTAGCTGGGACTGTGTTGCTCCCTTCGGAAGATTTATTGAGCTCGGTAAAAAGGATATCTTGCAGAATTCGCGCCTCGAAATGTCCCGATTTGATGATAACGTTTCATTTTCATCCGTTGACTTGACAGCCATCTACCAAAAGAGACCTTTGGTCATGAAGCGATTGTTATCTAACGTCTTCAAGCTATTCGCCAAGGGCCTTGCACGACCAGTTGCGCCGATTACCTCCTATTCCGTATCAGACGTTGAAGTGGCTTTTCGAAGCTTGCAAGGCGGACGTGTCTTTGGTAAAAGTGTCATCGAAATGCAACCCGATGCCTTGGTAAAG GTATACCCGCCGCAAAAGCCACAAGTACATCTATCCGCCGACGCATCATATATTGTCGTTGGTGGATCTGGAGGCCTCGGCAGAAATATCGCAGATTGGTTGTCCCAACATGGCGCCAAGCATGTTGTGCTCTTAGCTAGGAGCGGAGatgggaaggaaaatgtAAAACGACTGATACAAAGggcagaaagcaaaggagtAAAAATTCTCGCCCCTCGTTGCGATATAAGCAACGAGGCAGACGTCAGGGCAGCCATTTCTAAGGTTCAGCGAGAAATGCCCCCTATTCGAGGTGTTATCTTTGGAGCCATGGTCCTACGG GACTGCTTGTTTGAAAAGATGCAATATGACGATTACCGCGCTGTCATCTCCCCAAAGGTCGACGGTCTATGGAATCTTCATCACACCCTCAAGGAGGCACAACAACATCTTGACTTCTTTGTCAATCTATCATCGGTTTCCGGTGTCATTGGTAACCGAGGGCAAGCCGCATATGCTGCTGCAAGTACATTCATGAGTGCCTTTGCGCGGGCGCAGCTTGCTGGTGGTTATCCCTACACCAATATCGACCTGGGTCCCGTCAAAGGAATCGGCTACCTCGCAGAGAGAAAGGGAACGGTCAACGAAGTCCTTGACACACTCGAAACTCAgggagtcgaagaagaagaactcCATGCTTTGTTGGCTGGAGCAATTAGCGGCAAGATGCTCAACACCTGTAACGGTCACTGCGTCACTAGTCTTGAGATAGCAGCCAGCTCCCCAGCTGATCAGGGCCCATTCTGGATGGTTGATCCTAGGTTTTCTCATCTCGTACGTGCCAGCATCGCTGCTCGAGCGGCCTCGGAAAGCGACGACAACGATCAACAGACTGCGGCTGTGCCCCTCGCAACTGCTGTCAGGAAAGCGGGTAAACGAGAGGCCGCACAAGCATTGATCATAGATGCTTTAGGTCAAAAAATGTCTACCTTGCTCATGGTGCCTTTGGAGGATATAATTCCTTCGAAATCGATCTCTTCTTACGGATTGGACTCGCTCGTTGCCATCGAGGTACGAAACTGGGTTTTCCGTGAATTGGAGTCCTATCTGCAGATCATGGAGATCGTGAGCGCCCCATCTTTGTTCTATTTGGCAGACCGTGTGATTTGTAAATCCAAGATCTTGCAACATTTGCAGCTGAATGATGGACAGGGTGAAGGAGAACCGGGTATTAGTAAATAG
- a CDS encoding uncharacterized protein (predicted protein), with amino-acid sequence MHYVEHGTKNEATAASAKKAVDLVLDQIEQNDKLQGLIAYSEGATVAASVIIEEQRRYKESGRPVRIKCAVFISGWPAIDIHSGKVIIPTGLDDEEYIPVPTCHVIGAEDAFLEGSKAFLDCE; translated from the exons ATGCACTACGTGGAACACGGGACGAAGAATGAAGCAACCGCGGCGAGTGCGAAAAAGGCTGTGGATCTGGTTCTCGACCAGATCGAGCAAAATGACAAGCTTCAAGGACTCATTGCATACTCAGAAGGGGCGACAGTAGCTGCCTCCGTCATAATAGAAGAACAGCGACGGTATAAAGAGTCCGGACGGCCAGTGCGAATCAAATGCGCGGTGTTCATATCAGGCTGGCCGGCCATTGATATTCACTCGGGAAAGGTTATTATTCCTACAGGgcttgatgatgaggaatATATCCCCGTCCCGACTTGTCATGTTATCGGTGCGGAGGATGCGTTTCTAGAGGGGTCGAAGGCATT TTTGGATTGTGAGTGA